A region of the Geomonas subterranea genome:
CCACGATCATCTGGTGAGTCTCCTTGCAGTCCTCGAGCTGGTACAGGTCGCTGAAGTCGAGCGGCGCTCCGAAAACAACGCCCCCTTCCAGCCCGACGCCCGGGAACTTCCAGCGGTTGATGCCGGTAAGCGTCGTGGGAATCACGTGCGGCCTGGTGTCATAGATGATCTTGCCCACGCCGCGGTTGCCCTTGCCGAGCACGCCGTCCTTGTGCCGGGTCCCCTCGGGGAAGAGCATCACCTTCTGGTCGGCCAAAAGTGTGTTGATCTGCTTGCCGGCGCGCACGTCGCGGCCGCGGCGGACCGGGAAGGCCCCCCAGGAACGGTAGACGAGCCCCATGAGCCCGGCGAAGAGTTCCTCTTTCGCGGGGGCCCAGAGCATCTGCAGCGGATGGTGGCGGATGACGGCCCAGGGGAGGAACACGGTGTCGTAGGCGGAGATGTGGTTGGAGGCGATGAGGACCCCACCGGTGGCGGGGATGTGCTGGGCTCCCACGACGCGGAACCGGTTCAACAGTGAGGCGTAGCTGCCGATTACCCAGACGGAGAAAGTAACCCAGAAGCGGCGTAGCAGTGAAACCTTCAAGAAGAAAACCTCTTCATCACGTGGATTTTATTGGAAGAAAGTTGATGTATAGCATGAATGGCGATCCCGGGGCAACCGTTTCCACGTTTTAGCTGGGGAGGGTGAAGTAGAAGGTCGCACCGCGGCCGGGCTCCCCCTTCCCCCAGACGCGCCCGTTGTGACGGCGCACGATGCGGCGTACGGTGGCGAGGCCGAGGCCGGTACCGGGGAAATCGCGGTAGGTATGCAGCCTCTTGAAGGGCTGGAAAAGCTGACCGGCCCGCGCGCTGTCGAAACCGGCCCCGTTGTCGCGAACGAACACCGCTATCTCACCCTTTTCAGTGACCCGCGATCCGAGTTCGACCACAGGAGCCGCCACCTTGTTGCTGTATTTCCAGGCGTTGGACAGGAGGTTCTCCAGGACCACGCGCAAAAGCTGGGGGTCGCCGTACACATCGAGCCGCTCGGGGGCGATGAAGGAGACGGGGATTTCCGGTTGATCCTGGCGCAGCTGCGCCGCTATCTCCTGCGCGGCGGGAACAAGGTCGAAGGTGGTGCAGGACAACTCGACCTCGGTGACGCGGCAGAGCACCATGAGCGAGTCGAGCAGCGCCTCCATCTGGATGCAGCCGTCATGGACCAGGTCGACGAAGAAACGGCCGTTATCGTCCAGTTGCTGGCGATACCCCCTGAGCTCCTGGGCTGAGCTGTACACCCTGGTGAGCGGGGCGCGCATGTCGTGTGAGATGGCATGGCAAAACGCCTCCAGCTCCTGGTTGACCTGCTGCAGTTCGGTGGTCTGGTGGGTAAGTACCGCGTTGAGAGCGGCGGTTTCCTGCTCGGCGAGCTTGCGGGCGGTGATGTCGCGGACGATCTCGATGCCGTAAAGGGGCTTTCCATCCTTTCCCTTCAGGGAGGAGCCGATCAACTCGACGTACCCCCCGGTGGCGGAGGCTTCCGGCCCCAGTTCGGCGCGATGAACTTTGCCGTCCTCGAAGGAGGCCAAAAGGTGGCACCCGGCGCAGGCCTGGCTCTCCTTGCGGTAGGCCTCGTAGCAGTAACGTCCGACATTGACGCCGGTCATGCGCTGGTGGGCGGGGTTTTGATAGAGTACCTTGAGATCGGGGTCCTGGATGGAGACCGCCTCACCCAGGGCCTCGAAGATTCCCTCCATTTTGGCCCGCTCCCTTTGGGCCTCCTCAAGCGCCGCCTGCAGGGCCTTCTCGAGCGCGGCTTCGTTACGATGGGCGCGGCGGCTGTAGAGGAGCAGGCCGCAGACCAGAAAGAGCACCAGGGCGAAGTCCTCGTGGCTGTCCGAAGCGAGCAAAAAGTCGCTCAAGGGTCTCCCGCCAAAGAGCAGGTAGTCGATCAGGCCATCGAGAACCCAGAACAACAGGACGATTACCGCACCCAGGAGAATCTGAAAGAGAAAAGAGATGAATCCGGGTTCGGAGAGCTTGGCCCACCGGGCCATCCGCCGCGTTACGTCCATACACCCTCGATGACCGCCCCGCAGCCGGGACAGGTTCCATTGCAAAGAAGATTCTTTTCCACGAGGTAGCCGAGCCTCTTAATTAGCAGGGAGCCACAGAAAGAGCAATAACTGTTTTCGCCCCCCTCGCCCGGAACATTCCCTTCGTAGACGAAACGAAGCCCCGCCTCCAGGCCGATACGCCTGGCACTCCGCAGGGTTTCCACCGGCGTGCGCGGCTGGTCGGTCAGCCGGTGGGTCGGATAGAACTGGGTCACGTGCCACGGCGTCTCCACCCCCACCTCGGAGGCGATGAAGCGGGCGAGATCGCGCAGCTCCGTCTCGGAATCGTTGCGGTTTGGTATCACCAGGGTGGTGAGCTCGACCCAGATACCGTGCCGCTTGTAGTCGCGGATGCAGTCCAGGACCTCGCCCAGCGCCGCCCCCACCACCTCGCGGTAAAAGGATTCCGTGAAGCCCTTGAGGTCGATATTGGCGGCGTCGAGGTAGGGGGCGATGGCGGCCAGGGCCTCGCTGGTGATGTAGCCGTTGGTGACGAAGATGTTCTTGAGCCCGGCGGCCTTCGCCAACTGCGCGGTCTCGTAGGCGTACTCGAAGAAGATGGTCGGTTCGGTGTAGGTGTAGGCGATGGAGCGGCACCCCGTCGCCAGCGCGCGCTCCACAACGGTGCGCGGCTCCACGAAGGTGCCGGAGCGCTCCACGCTCCCGGGATCGGGCTGGGCGATGGTGTAGTTCTGGCAGTGCAGGCACCGGAAATTGCAGCCGACGGTCGCCACCGAGTAGGAACGGCTCCCCGGCAGCAGGTGAAAGAGCGGCTTCTTCTCGATGGGGTCCACGTGCTCCGCGACCAGGTTGCCGTAGACCAGCGTGTAGAGCACGCCTTTACGGTTCTCACGGACCCGGCAGCGGCCGCGTTGCCCGGAACTGATCAGGCAGCCGAAACGACACAGACCGCAGCGCACCCGCTCCCCGTCCAGCTTCTGGTAAAACAAGGCCTCTTTCATGCCGCACCTCCGATCCATCGGGACAGCAAATTAGCGAGCGCAAATATACCATTTGCCGAAAAAAATTTCCAGCGAAATTTTAGGGAGATGGAAGATTGCGCCAGATACCGTATACGCACTCCCAAACCATTGTTCGACCAGTGCGGGAGTGATTTTTTTTTGCCGCAGGGGTCCCATCTTACGCAAAGGTCAACGTGATTCCGGCAAAAAAGCATACCTTTGTTTGATAGTCGGAAATAGGAAGAAAAATCGGAATGTTACAAAGCAAAGAGGCCTGCTGGATTACGCGAGCGGAGGAAATGTTTTAAAATCGAGGCTCAGGAATGAACCGTGGCACAAAAGCTAAACTACTGTTTTAGGTGACTTTTTCGAAAAAATAGCACTTGACCAACTGGATACGTTCTATATATTGTCAAAATCAAAATACCGCCTGGGGAGAAAACAAAACATGAAATGCCCGCACTGTGACAACAAAGTAGGAATCGAGATCGACATGCATTCCGACGGCTACGCCAAGGACCTTCTGGAATGCACCTCCTGCGGTACCGTCTGGCTGGAGAAAGCCTCCCAGATCATCACCGTGAACAAACAGGCCGCCTAAACGGGAACGGGGGCGCCTCCGGCGCCCCCCCTCCGCAGCTTTCGCCCCCGCTAGCCGAAAGAAACCTCAGGCACGCATCCTTCCCCGCTCCCGACCAGACCTGAAAAGAAGTCATCGTAGACCGGCGCCAGCCGCTCCCAGTCGTAGCGCGCTACGTGTCCGTCCAGCACCCCCCGCCCCTGACCGTTCCCCAGCAGCAGATTTCTCAACCGGTCCACAAGCGACTCATCGTCCCGGTACAGCACCGCCTCGGAAGCCCCCTGCGGCACATGCTCCGGGTAGGCGAGCCGGTCCGGCAACAGCGCCTGGCAGCCGCAGTAGAGCGCCTGCACCACGCTGGCGCCGAAAAACTCCTGCCGCGAGGTCACCGGCAGGATATCCGCGCGCCACAGCCACTTCGCGTACTCGGCGAAGCTCTTCTGGTACCCCCACTCCACCACGCGCGCGCCGAGCCGTTCCCGGGCCTGTTTGAACACGGGGGGGACCCGGCCGAAGGATTCCCCAAGCACCGCCACCCGGAACTCCACCCCCTCATCGGCAAGCCGGTACAGCGCCTCGAAAAAAGCGTCCGGCGCCTTGTCGTATTCCCAGCGATGGTTCCAAAGGAGCAGCGGTACGTCGTTCCCGGCCGGTTCGGCCGGCCGTGCTGGCTCGAGTTTCCGGAGGTCCAGTCCCAGCGGGAGCACGCGGCTCTTGGCGGCGATCAGCTCCACCGTGGAGACGTCGACGGCGTCAGGAAAACGCTTCAGAAACGCGGGAAGCTCGCCGAGGAAGGAATCCATGTGGTAGCGCGAGTTGAAGAGCACGGCGTCGGCGGCCAGAGCGCTCACGTAGTTGATGAAGGCGTAGTGGAGGTCGCGCTGTTCCCCGGGATCTGGATCGCCCGGGGACCAGGGATAGGTGAGCTGGTTCTCGTGGAAGTAGATGGCGCTGCGGCAGCGGTCACTGAGCGGCCTGGTCAGCGCGAGGAAGGTGGTCAGGTCGAGCATGTCCGTGGCGAGGATGAGGTCGGGGCTCTTCCCCGCGGCCAGGAAGCGGGTGGCGAGGGTCACCGCGCCGCCGTGCATGCGCCATTTCCAGTTGCGGCCCGCCAGGGTGAAGAGTTCCACCTGGTGTCTGGAGTGGGCGGCGTACTCGGTGGCCCAGGCGGCGTGCGACCCGGTGCAATACGGCTCGACGAGGGCGATCTGCATGTCGTGCGCTCCTAAAGAGGGAAGGACCGGGTGGCGGTCAGAACATGAAGCGGCGCATGCTGATGTTGAGCAGGATGCCAATCCCGACCATGGAGGTGACCATGGAGGTCCCCCCGTAGGAGAAGAAGGGAAGCGGCACCCCCACCACCGGCATCAGGCCGATCACCATCCCCATGTTGATGGCGATGTGCCAGAAGAGCATGGCGGTGACCCCGACGGCGAGCAGCGAGCCGAAACGGTCGTTGCAGCGCTTGGCGATCCCGAGTCCCCAGAGGATCAGGAACAGGTAGAGGGTGAGCATGAGCAGACACCCCAGAAAGCCCCATTCCTCGGCGAAGACGGAGAAGGCGAAGTCGGTGTGCTGCTCCGGGAGGAAGCGGAGCTGGGACTGGGTCCCCTGCATGAACCCCTTGCCGAAGGTGGCGCCGGAGCCGACCGCGATCTTGCTCTGGATGATGTGATAGCCGCTCCCCAGCGGGTCCAGGTCGGGGTTCAGGAAGTTGTAGATGCGCTTTTTCTGGTAATCGTGGAGCAGGAACTGCCAGGCGACCACCACGGTGGGGACGGCGGCGGCGAAGATGGTGGCGAGGGCGGTCCAGCGCACCCCGACGAACAGGAGCATGCTCCCGGCGATCAGCGACACCAGTATGGCGGTGCCGAGGTCGGGCTGTTTCATGATCAGCACGGCGGGTATCCCCAGAAGGAGCAGCGGCTGCAAAAGCTCCTTCAGGGTGAGCCCCTTGAAGACCGGGTAACGGCTGAAGAAGCGGGCGAAGGTCATGATGATGACGATCTTCATCGGCTCGGAGGGCTGCATGTTGAAGAAGCCCAGGTTGATCCAGCGGGTGGCCCCCATGCTGGTCTTGCCGGCGACAAGGACCAGCACCAGCAGGATCAGCACGCCGCCGTAGAGCCAGTAGGCGAAGTCCTCCAGCATATGGTAGTCGAGGCTGCAGACGGTAAGGCACAGCCCGAGTCCCGCCACGATCCAGTAGAGCTGTTTCAGGTAGTACGGGGTGCCGACGTCCCGGTAGGAGGACGATGCGCTGTATATGTTGATGACCCCGAAGGCGGTGATGAGGAGCACCACTCCCAATAGGGTCCAGTCGAAGTTGGTGAATAGCCGTCTATCGAACATCTCTTCCTCGTTATCTCACGTACTCGCGGCGCCGGGGGCGGCCGCGTCGCGTCGGGTCATTGCTGCGGCTGCGCCGGCGGAGTGTCGGGCTCGGCCACCCCTTCGCCCCCCTCCTCTTCCTTGGGGACGGCCTTGGGAACCGGCTTTTTGATGACGCCCTTCCCTTCGAAGTAGGCACGCAGAATCTTTGCGGATACCGGCGCCGCGGCGGAACCGCCGTGCTCGCCGTGCTCGACGATCACCGCGATGGCAATCTCGGGTTTTTCGTAGGGGGCGAAGGCCACGAACAGCGCGTGGTCCCGGAAGCGGTACGGCACACCTCCCTTGCTGTCGCGCAGCTTGACGACCTGGGACGAACCGGTTTTGCCTGCCACCTTGACCTCCCACAGCCGCGAACTGCCGCCGGTGCCGTGCGCCTCGTTGACGACGGCCAGGAGCCCTTCCTTGACGAAGCGGTAGGTCGCGGGTTTCAGGCCGGTCTTCCCCAACGTCTGCGGGGCGAAGTCCTGCAGCACCTTGCCGTCGGAGTCCACCACCCGCCTCACCAGGTGGGGGCGGTAGATGGTCCCCTCGTTGGCCACGGTGGCGATCATGGAGGCAAGCTGCACCGGCGTGGTGAGCACGTACCCCTGCCCTATGCCGACGGGGAGCGTCTCGCCGGCGTACCACTTCTTGCCGAAGCGTTTGAGCTTCCACTCCTGGGTGGGGATGACCCCTCCCTTCTCGTTCTCGAGGCCTATGCCGAGCGGCGCTCCCAGGCCGAAGCGTTTGGCATACTTGGCGATCCGGTCGACACCGAGGCGCTCGGCGAGCTTGTAGTAGTAGACGTCGCAGGACTCCCGAAGTGACTTCTTGAGATCGACCGTGCCGTGCCCTTTGTGATCCCAGCAGCGGAAAGTGGAGTTACCGAACTTGTAGGAACCGGAGCACTGGATCGTGGTGTGTTCGTCGATCAGCCCTTCCTCGAGTCCGGCGATGGCGGTGATGATCTTGAAGGTGGAACCCGGCGGGTACATCCCCTTCAGCGCCTTGTTCTCCAGCGGATGGCGCTCGTCGTCGAGGTACTTCTTCCAGATATCGGGCGGCATCCGGCCGGTGAAGAGGGCGGGGTCGAAGTCGGGGCTGGAGACGAAGGCGAGGATCTCGCCTGTGTTGACATCCATGGCCACGGCGGCGCCCGCCTGGTCTCCCAGCGCCTGCTCGGCGGCCTTCTGCATCTCCAGGTCGATGGTCAGCATCACGGTGTTGCCGACGCTGGAACCGGTCTCTGCGACGGTGCGCAGGAAGCGCCCCCGGGCGTCCACCTCGATCTGGCGGCCGCCGTCGGTGCCGTGCAGGTAGGACTCCCAGCTCCGCTCGATCCCGCTTTTGCCCACGTAGTCGCCCGCGTTGTAGTCGCGGTAGCGTTCCGAGCCGAGCTCGTCCTCGGAGACCTCTCCCAGGTAGCCGAGCAGGTGCGACGCGAGGGAGCCGTTGGCGTAGGCCCGGACCGGCTTCATCTCGATGTTGACCCCCGACAGGGCGAGACGGTTCTCCTCGAGAAATTCCATCTGGTCGCGGGAGATCCCGGAGGCGACCACCAGCGGGTAGTACTTGGCCCTCCCCTGCCCCTTGTTCCACTTGGTCTCGATCTCCTTGCGGTCCAGGTTCAGGTAGCGGGACAGGTTGTCGATCAGCTGCTCCTTGTTCTTGACGTCCTGCGGGATGACCGCGACCGAAAAGGAGGGGGTGTTGGAGACGAGCACCTTGCCGTTGCGGTCCAGGATGGCGCCGCGCGGCGCCGCCACCGGGACGAAGCGGAGCCGGTTGTTCTCGGACTGGTCGATGAGGTCCTCGGCGCTGATCACCTGCAGGTACCAAAGCCTCGCCAGGAGCAGGAAGAAGACGGCGCAGGCGCCCAGCGACAGCCCGATGATGCGGCGGCCGCCCCCGTCGTCGTCGGGAAGGATGTTGTTGAGCGTCTTCATCGCGCCTCCTCGACCGGGAGCCTCATCCCGAAAACCAGCGAGGCGATCAGCGCGTTGATCAGCGCCTGCGGCAAGAGCGCGGGCAAAAGCGAGGCGTAGAGGCCGTTGCCCACCGAGAAGACCAGTAGCAGCAAAAGGTTCAAAAGTGCACTCATGATGGTGGCGATAAAGACGACCAGTACGAACAGGGCGCGGTTGTCGGTGTAAAGCCTGTCGGCGAGTTCGGACAACAGGGTGTAGATGCAGAGATAGGAGAAGGCGTGCAGCCCGAGGTAAATGCCGCTGAAGCTGTCCTGCAGAAGCCCCAGGGCGAATACGGTCACCCCGGCGAACCGGTGCGGCAGCTTGAGCCCCAGGTAGACCACCAGGATGATGATCAGGTTGGGCTGGAAGGGATCCAGAAGATACCTGGGGAGCAGCGTCATCTGCAGGACAAGCGCGGCGAGGAGCACAGCCGCTATTTTAAGAAAGGCGATCACTGGACGGACCCGTGTTGAATGACTCTACTCATCGCGCTGCCTGACCAGCACCAGCGCCTCTTCCAGCTTCCCGATGTTGACCAGCGGGCGCACCTCGATGGTCTGGAACACGCCGTACTCACCCTTTTTCACCATGGTGACCTCACCGATGGGAAGCCCCTTGGGGAAGACCCCGCCGATGCCGGAGCTGATCACGGTGTCGCCGACCTTGACGTCCTCGTCCTTCACGGTGAATTCCAGGGAGCAGCGCCCCCCCCCGGCGCCGCGCACCACCCCGCGGGCGCGGGAGCGCTGCACGATGGCGGCGATGGCGCTGGCGTGGTCGGTCAAGAGGAGCACCCGGGACGAATGCGGCGCCACCTTCACCAGGCGTCCGACCACCCCACCCGTGGCCACGACCGGCATCCCCTCGAGGAGGCCGTCGGCGCTGCCGCGATCGACCACGAGGGTCTTGAACCAGGCCGAGCTGTCCTCGCCGATGACTGAAACGGCCAGCGAGGGGATGGCGACGCTCTCCTTCAGGTCGAGGAGCTGCTTGAGCCGCATGTTGGCGGCGACCGCCTCGTTGTCGGCGATGATGCGCGCGTTGAGGCGCTTCACGCTCTTTCTCAGTTCGATGTTCTCGCGCCGCACGTCGATCAGGTCGATGTAGTTGTTCCAGATGTCCCCGAAAAAGCCGCTCGCGCTGGCCGCGGAACCCGCAACGGGCGCGGTGATGCTCATCACCGTGCGCTCCACGGGGTTGGCGTGCTCCTTGTTCCTGAGGTTCATGGCGTAGGTCAGGAAGGCCGCCAGCAGGATCAGGGCGGTCATCAGGAAGCGCCGGTAGCGAATCAGAAAGTTTTTCATCGGCCTCAAAAATGGTTTAGGGGGCACGGTGCCCCCTATCGGAAAATGTCGATTTCAGTCAATCGCGGGCTGCGGACAGCCGGCTTCAGTCCAGCTGGAAGGGGGAATCCGTCAGCTCCTCGTGGCGAATCTCGTCGACCGTCTCGCTCTTGCCTTGACCGGCGTAGAGCCGGTTGGGGGCGTTGAACACGATGCCGTTCTCGTTCCCTATGTTGCGGTACGCATGCACGACCCCGGGGGCGACCACCACCATGGCCGGGGCGTCCGCCCCCGCGTAGAACACCTGCTTCACCCCGAAGCTCGGAGAGCCGGGGCGGGTGTCCCAGAGGTAGACCTTGAAGTTGGAGGGCCCCAGGAAGCAGAAGTAGTCCGTCTGTTCGACGTGCTCGTGCGGGCCGCGGGCGACGCCCGGCTGGGTCATGGAGATGTAGGACATGACCGGCATGATCTCCGGCTCCAGCTCGTCGGAGCGGAACAGCTCGGTGAGCCATCCCCTCTCGTCGAGGAACTTCCTGAGCGGCCTGCTGGTTACGTCGTGGATGCGCCCCTTGGTGAACTGCTGAACTGCGCTCATCTAGTGGGTACCTCCGCCGCAAAGTTCGGTCTCGTTGTAAACCCGCAGCAGATAGTCGCGGTACGATGATTTCGGTGTTTCGTCTATGACCCTGGCCATCGCCTTGCAGTCCAGGTATCCCATGCGCAGGGCGATCTCCTCGAGACAGGCGATCTTCAGCCCCTGCCTCGCCTCCAGCGTCCCGATGAAGTGGGAGGCCTCCAGGAGGCTTTGGTGGGTGCCGGTGTCGAGCCAGGCGATGCCGCGCCCCAGGCGCTCGACCGTCAGCTCGCCGCGCCCCAGGTACTCCTTGTTGATGTCGGTGATCTCAAGCTCCCCGCGGGGCGACGGCTTGAGCGCCTTGGCGATCTCCACCACGCGCGAATCGTAGAGGTAGAGACCGGGAACCGCGTAGTTCGACTTCGGGGAGGTCGGCTTCTCGACGATGTCGAGCACCCGGCCGTCCTTGTCGAAATCGACGACGCCGTAACGCTCGGGGTCCTGCACGTAGTAGCCGAAGATCTTGGCGCCGGTGCTAAACTGCGCGACCAGCCGGTCCAGCTCCATCTTGCCGTAAAAGATGTTGTCCCCAAGGATCAGGCAGACCGGGTCGCCGTTGATGAACTCCTCGCCGATGAGAAAGGCCTGGGCGATCCCCCTGGGCTCGGGTTGCACCGCGTAGCTCAGCCGGATGCCCCAGCGCGAGCCGTCCCCCAAAAGCGCCTGGAAGCGGGGTGTGTCCTGCGGGGTGGAGATGATGAGGATGTCCGAGATACCGGCCATCATCAGGGTCGCCAGCGGGTAGTAGATCATCGGCTTGTCGTACACCGGCTGCAACTGCTTGCTCGCCACCATGGTCAGCGGGTAGAGCCTGCTCCCGGCGCCGCCGGCCAGCAGTATTCCCTTCTTTATCCCTTGCGACATAACACCCCTTCCAAAGCAGAAAAATCACAATAACAAAAGGTCTTTACTATCACACCGGCGTGCCTTGCGTCAAACAGATTATCCCCTGCGCAGGGAGCCTGCCGGGCCGGGCGCGCCTACAGCAACCGCGCCTTCACCCCCTCGTCGATGAAGCTCTCCTCGATGGCCTCCCTGACCCAGGACTCCTTGCAGCGGGAGAGGACCACGGCCGCCCCTTCGGCAACCGCCGGGATCTGGCTCCAGAGTGCGTTTCTGAGCGAGCGGAGCCGCCTGGGGTCCGGGTTCTTCACCCCGACCAGCTCGCGGCAGGAGCCGCACAAAAGCGCGAGGTTATCCTCGCTGGGCTCCTGGTCGGGCTGGTACTCCCAGAGGCGGAGCTCCTGGTCCCCTTCGCACCACTCGCAGCGAAACCCCGCCCTTTTGCTGATCGTCTTACCCAAGAGCTGCACCGCGGCCAGATGGTCCCGGTTCTGCTGCGCCCCTTTCGCCATTAACGTCCCTCCTGTCGGTCAAACGGCCGGCGACCCGGCACTTGAGTGTAGCAGAATGGCTAACCAGATCAATACTTTTCTCCGCCGGCGGGTGCCGCGCCGCAACCAATTCTAACTGGACAGCGACCGCCAGTTGCGGGTAAAGTCTGGCGCCCGGCTGTAACGCCGAAGTGCAGCACCTCAACCGCAAAGGACCCAGCATGAAACTCCCGCAGCCGCTCTACCAGGGAACCCTGATCCGGCGCTATCAGCGCTTTCTCGCCGACGTC
Encoded here:
- a CDS encoding lysophospholipid acyltransferase family protein, with product MKVSLLRRFWVTFSVWVIGSYASLLNRFRVVGAQHIPATGGVLIASNHISAYDTVFLPWAVIRHHPLQMLWAPAKEELFAGLMGLVYRSWGAFPVRRGRDVRAGKQINTLLADQKVMLFPEGTRHKDGVLGKGNRGVGKIIYDTRPHVIPTTLTGINRWKFPGVGLEGGVVFGAPLDFSDLYQLEDCKETHQMIVDRVMDAIAAQLPQQGGRPHAG
- a CDS encoding sensor histidine kinase, producing MDVTRRMARWAKLSEPGFISFLFQILLGAVIVLLFWVLDGLIDYLLFGGRPLSDFLLASDSHEDFALVLFLVCGLLLYSRRAHRNEAALEKALQAALEEAQRERAKMEGIFEALGEAVSIQDPDLKVLYQNPAHQRMTGVNVGRYCYEAYRKESQACAGCHLLASFEDGKVHRAELGPEASATGGYVELIGSSLKGKDGKPLYGIEIVRDITARKLAEQETAALNAVLTHQTTELQQVNQELEAFCHAISHDMRAPLTRVYSSAQELRGYRQQLDDNGRFFVDLVHDGCIQMEALLDSLMVLCRVTEVELSCTTFDLVPAAQEIAAQLRQDQPEIPVSFIAPERLDVYGDPQLLRVVLENLLSNAWKYSNKVAAPVVELGSRVTEKGEIAVFVRDNGAGFDSARAGQLFQPFKRLHTYRDFPGTGLGLATVRRIVRRHNGRVWGKGEPGRGATFYFTLPS
- the amrS gene encoding AmmeMemoRadiSam system radical SAM enzyme encodes the protein MKEALFYQKLDGERVRCGLCRFGCLISSGQRGRCRVRENRKGVLYTLVYGNLVAEHVDPIEKKPLFHLLPGSRSYSVATVGCNFRCLHCQNYTIAQPDPGSVERSGTFVEPRTVVERALATGCRSIAYTYTEPTIFFEYAYETAQLAKAAGLKNIFVTNGYITSEALAAIAPYLDAANIDLKGFTESFYREVVGAALGEVLDCIRDYKRHGIWVELTTLVIPNRNDSETELRDLARFIASEVGVETPWHVTQFYPTHRLTDQPRTPVETLRSARRIGLEAGLRFVYEGNVPGEGGENSYCSFCGSLLIKRLGYLVEKNLLCNGTCPGCGAVIEGVWT
- a CDS encoding tRNA-queuosine alpha-mannosyltransferase domain-containing protein, with translation MQIALVEPYCTGSHAAWATEYAAHSRHQVELFTLAGRNWKWRMHGGAVTLATRFLAAGKSPDLILATDMLDLTTFLALTRPLSDRCRSAIYFHENQLTYPWSPGDPDPGEQRDLHYAFINYVSALAADAVLFNSRYHMDSFLGELPAFLKRFPDAVDVSTVELIAAKSRVLPLGLDLRKLEPARPAEPAGNDVPLLLWNHRWEYDKAPDAFFEALYRLADEGVEFRVAVLGESFGRVPPVFKQARERLGARVVEWGYQKSFAEYAKWLWRADILPVTSRQEFFGASVVQALYCGCQALLPDRLAYPEHVPQGASEAVLYRDDESLVDRLRNLLLGNGQGRGVLDGHVARYDWERLAPVYDDFFSGLVGSGEGCVPEVSFG
- the rodA gene encoding rod shape-determining protein RodA, which translates into the protein MFDRRLFTNFDWTLLGVVLLITAFGVINIYSASSSYRDVGTPYYLKQLYWIVAGLGLCLTVCSLDYHMLEDFAYWLYGGVLILLVLVLVAGKTSMGATRWINLGFFNMQPSEPMKIVIIMTFARFFSRYPVFKGLTLKELLQPLLLLGIPAVLIMKQPDLGTAILVSLIAGSMLLFVGVRWTALATIFAAAVPTVVVAWQFLLHDYQKKRIYNFLNPDLDPLGSGYHIIQSKIAVGSGATFGKGFMQGTQSQLRFLPEQHTDFAFSVFAEEWGFLGCLLMLTLYLFLILWGLGIAKRCNDRFGSLLAVGVTAMLFWHIAINMGMVIGLMPVVGVPLPFFSYGGTSMVTSMVGIGILLNISMRRFMF
- the mrdA gene encoding penicillin-binding protein 2, with amino-acid sequence MKTLNNILPDDDGGGRRIIGLSLGACAVFFLLLARLWYLQVISAEDLIDQSENNRLRFVPVAAPRGAILDRNGKVLVSNTPSFSVAVIPQDVKNKEQLIDNLSRYLNLDRKEIETKWNKGQGRAKYYPLVVASGISRDQMEFLEENRLALSGVNIEMKPVRAYANGSLASHLLGYLGEVSEDELGSERYRDYNAGDYVGKSGIERSWESYLHGTDGGRQIEVDARGRFLRTVAETGSSVGNTVMLTIDLEMQKAAEQALGDQAGAAVAMDVNTGEILAFVSSPDFDPALFTGRMPPDIWKKYLDDERHPLENKALKGMYPPGSTFKIITAIAGLEEGLIDEHTTIQCSGSYKFGNSTFRCWDHKGHGTVDLKKSLRESCDVYYYKLAERLGVDRIAKYAKRFGLGAPLGIGLENEKGGVIPTQEWKLKRFGKKWYAGETLPVGIGQGYVLTTPVQLASMIATVANEGTIYRPHLVRRVVDSDGKVLQDFAPQTLGKTGLKPATYRFVKEGLLAVVNEAHGTGGSSRLWEVKVAGKTGSSQVVKLRDSKGGVPYRFRDHALFVAFAPYEKPEIAIAVIVEHGEHGGSAAAPVSAKILRAYFEGKGVIKKPVPKAVPKEEEGGEGVAEPDTPPAQPQQ
- the mreD gene encoding rod shape-determining protein MreD produces the protein MIAFLKIAAVLLAALVLQMTLLPRYLLDPFQPNLIIILVVYLGLKLPHRFAGVTVFALGLLQDSFSGIYLGLHAFSYLCIYTLLSELADRLYTDNRALFVLVVFIATIMSALLNLLLLLVFSVGNGLYASLLPALLPQALINALIASLVFGMRLPVEEAR
- the mreC gene encoding rod shape-determining protein MreC, whose translation is MKNFLIRYRRFLMTALILLAAFLTYAMNLRNKEHANPVERTVMSITAPVAGSAASASGFFGDIWNNYIDLIDVRRENIELRKSVKRLNARIIADNEAVAANMRLKQLLDLKESVAIPSLAVSVIGEDSSAWFKTLVVDRGSADGLLEGMPVVATGGVVGRLVKVAPHSSRVLLLTDHASAIAAIVQRSRARGVVRGAGGGRCSLEFTVKDEDVKVGDTVISSGIGGVFPKGLPIGEVTMVKKGEYGVFQTIEVRPLVNIGKLEEALVLVRQRDE
- a CDS encoding dTDP-4-dehydrorhamnose 3,5-epimerase family protein, with translation MSAVQQFTKGRIHDVTSRPLRKFLDERGWLTELFRSDELEPEIMPVMSYISMTQPGVARGPHEHVEQTDYFCFLGPSNFKVYLWDTRPGSPSFGVKQVFYAGADAPAMVVVAPGVVHAYRNIGNENGIVFNAPNRLYAGQGKSETVDEIRHEELTDSPFQLD
- the rfbA gene encoding glucose-1-phosphate thymidylyltransferase RfbA, coding for MSQGIKKGILLAGGAGSRLYPLTMVASKQLQPVYDKPMIYYPLATLMMAGISDILIISTPQDTPRFQALLGDGSRWGIRLSYAVQPEPRGIAQAFLIGEEFINGDPVCLILGDNIFYGKMELDRLVAQFSTGAKIFGYYVQDPERYGVVDFDKDGRVLDIVEKPTSPKSNYAVPGLYLYDSRVVEIAKALKPSPRGELEITDINKEYLGRGELTVERLGRGIAWLDTGTHQSLLEASHFIGTLEARQGLKIACLEEIALRMGYLDCKAMARVIDETPKSSYRDYLLRVYNETELCGGGTH